Proteins co-encoded in one Chionomys nivalis chromosome 6, mChiNiv1.1, whole genome shotgun sequence genomic window:
- the LOC130875416 gene encoding LOW QUALITY PROTEIN: anaphase-promoting complex subunit 10-like (The sequence of the model RefSeq protein was modified relative to this genomic sequence to represent the inferred CDS: inserted 2 bases in 2 codons) — translation MTTLNKTPLAADPKQLERMARVREIGSQAVWSLSLCKPGFKVNQLQNDNLETYWQCDGSQXHLVNIQFXQLELMEPNGWIHVPLTENHKKPTRMFRIQITVLVNHQNRRDTHMRQIKIYTPVEERSTEKFPRCTTTDF, via the exons atgaccaCACTGAATAAAACACCTCTTGCTGCTGATCCTAAGCAGTTGGAAAGAATGGCGAGAGTAAGGGAAATTGGGTCCCAAGCTGTTTGGTCACTCTCATTGTGCAAACCAGGGTTTAAAGTGAATCAATTACAAAATGACAATCTAGAAACTTACTGGCAATGTGATGGCTCTC CTCATTTAGTGAACATCCAAT AGCAACTTGAATTGATGGAACCAAATGGCTGGATTCATGTTCCTTTAACTGAAAATCATAAGAAGCCAACTCGCATGTTCAGGATACAGATCACTGTTCTAGTCAATCACCAAAATAGAAGAGACACCCACATGAGACAGATTAAGATATACACACCAGTGGAAGAGAGATCCACTGAAAAGTTCCCTAGATGCACAACCACTGATTTTTGA